The segment TAATATCAGGACCAGCATCAGACCACGTCATTTCTCCTATTTCATTTTGTTCATCGTCCAATAACACTAAGCGATTCTTTTCTTCTTTGATTTCCATCATTTCACTCTCCCAACCCTAAAATAACGAACAGTTTCTTTATTCAATTTGATTTTACCAGTCCTATTTTTTTCAAACAATCATTTTTACTTATAGACCCACTCTTTGCTCAATGAATGAAAAAATCACTGTCCAGTAGGTCTCTGGATCTTTACTGACTGCTTCTAAATGTTCTGCTCCAGGCACTAGCAGTAAGGCTTTATCTCCTGCCGTTGCATTTTGGATCGTATAAGCTGCTTCCATCGGAACAAAATGATCATGTTCACCATGGATGATCAGAACGGGTAAATGATTGCTCCCTAACTGTCTCGTTGCTGATGCCTGTTTCAAAGAATAGCCTGCATATTTTTGTGCGTAACGATTCGCATGTCGCATAATGATTTTTTTGGGAAAAACTGTCAATTTGCTTAACATATAACGAAATTCTGAATAAACGGATACAAAGCCACTATCAAGGACCAAGCCTTTGACAGCACTCGGCAACTTCTCGCCACTAGCCATCATGATCGTAGAAGCCCCCATTGAGCCTCCATGTAAGATGATCTTAGCCTCTGGCTCTCGTTGCAAGATCTCATTGATCCAGAGTATCAGATCTAATCGATCCAACCACCCCATCCCAATGATCTCCCCTTCACTTTCCCCATGGGCACGCAAATCAGGGATCAAGACATTGAATCCTTTTTCTGCATACTTTTTCCCGATATAAGACATGTCTTTTTTTCCTGTGCTGCGATAGTCATGGACACAGACTACCCATTTACCTTTGTTCGAATAAGTAGAGAATATCCTCCCCTTCAATTTTAACCCCTCTTGACTTTTAGTCATAATGGGTTCTCCTTGTTGCCAAAAATCTTCTGCTAGATCTTCTAAACGTTGGCGTTGCTCTTCGACTGTCGTCAAAGAGGCAGGGTCCATGAGTTGATGACCTGTCTCTTCATACCAAGCATAACCACGTTGTAATCCAGTTTTGATCAACTTCTTTGCGTACAGATAAGCAATAAAATGATAACTACCGATCATTAATAACATAATTAATAAACTATAAAAAACAATCACTTGCATCCCACACTTTCTACTTGGTGATTGAAACAAAAATTCAAGTATGCTAAATGGTGCTCTAGCATTCTCCTACGTATTTCAACGTTCATTTCTATTGTACCACGTTCTACCAAAGAGGCAGACAGTGAACCATTGACCAGCTGTAATTTTAAACACCTTATTCCTTACAAACGATCTTCTCTTCCTACTTCTAACACTCATAAGAGATAATGAATTGTTTGCATAACATTTACATTCTTCATAAAAATAAGTATACTAATGCCGTGCATTGGAATCAAGGGTTGACCCCTTGGACTGGTTCGGAAACTTCCCAGGATAAAAAACTAAGTGTCTCTAAAGAAAGGAGATTGGAAATAATGCGAAAAGTTATTATTGATTGCGATCCCGGTATCGATGATACATTAGCGCTATTGTTTGCATTAAAATCACCAGAAATCGAAGTTGTCGCAATCACCACCGTTTGTGGGAACGTCCCCGTACATTTGGGAACTGAAAATGTCATCCGTTGTTTGGAACGTTGTGACCGTTTAGACATCCCTGTCTATCAAGGTTCTGCAACACCACTCAACACGCCATTTATCAGCGCTCAAGATACTCACGGCATGGACGGTCTAGGGGAAACGAACTTCCCATTAGTAACAGACAAGCAAGCCGAAACGATCCACGCTGTTGATTTTTTAGCGAGTTATTTTGCTGAACAAAAAGATACTTCAGTGATTGCTTTAGGGCCGCTAACAAATGTCGCTTCTGCTTTACAAAAGAATCCACAAATAGGAAAGCACATGGATCGATTTGTTTCGATGGGCGGCACGTATAAAAGCCACGGCAATTGTTCACCAGTAGCAGAATACAATTACTGGTGTGACCCTGATGCCGCAGCTTATGTATTTGAACATCTTGGTCAAATGATCGAGATGGTCGGTTTAGACGTGACACGAGAAATCGTCTTTACACCAACGATCCTAGAATATTGTTGCCAACTTTCGCCCGAAGAAGGCAACTATTTAAAAGCAATCACACGCTTTTACTTTGACTTTCATTGGCAGCAAGAACGCGTCCTAGGTTGTGTCATCAATGACCCTTTGGCAGTTGCATATTTCATCGATGAACAACTGTGCCAAGGATTCACTAGCTATACTGCTGTTGAAACACAAGGCATCAGCCGCGGACAAACCTTGGTTGATCGTTATGATTTTTGGCAGAAAAAACCAAACAGTCTAATCATGACAGATGTCGACACCTCTCTTTTTTTCCGGAAGTTTTTAGCCGTTCTTTTACATGCACAAGAAGAATTGATAAAAAATGATCTGGAAAGATTAAAGATAGGATGAAAAAAGATGACACAAAAGAAAATCACGACAAGAATGATCACAATCATGGCACTAAGTATCGGAATCAACTTTCTCGGTGGAACGATTGCTTTATGGCTCCGTTTACCGATTTATCTTGATTCGATCGGTACGATTTTTGCAGGTGCCTTACTTGGACCAATTCCTGGGATTTTGACAGGATTGAGTAGTAGCTTACTTAGTGGCGTGACGATGGATATGTTCTCTTTGTATTATTCCCCGATACAAATCATCACTGGGTTATTAGCGGGGTTGATTTTACCACAGAAATTACAGGCGCAAGGTTTGAAGAGTAAACTTTCATTATTCGCATGGACGTTTGTCCTTTCAGCGCCTGGAACCATACTATCCTCGATCATCACGATCCAATTATTTGGTGGTATCACTTCATCAGGTTCAAGTACCATTGTCCAACTTCTTTATGGATTAGGACTAAACCAAGCTGTAAGTGTCACGATTGTTCAAGCAGCGACAGATTATTTAGATCGGCTACTATCGGTCCTTGTCGTTTCACTCGTTGTGTTGAAATTACCAAACCAAGTAGTGGCAAAGACAAGAAATCGTTGATGCGTATTTGTACTATAGCTAATCACTAAATGCAAAAACCCGAACGTCGAATCAATTTCTCTCATCTCTATGAGAAGGAATGATCCATCGTTCGGGTATTGTTTGTTATCCAAAAGTTTTTGTCTCTTATTTGACTGAAAGAGACTTTCCTAAATCCAGTATGCTATCGTTCCATCAACAAGGCACTATCCTGGACTTTAATATTTTTTTCTCGATCTTTATACGTAATTGGTCGGATCACTTTACATGGATTTCCCGCAGCAATCACATTTTCTGGTATATCTTTTGTTACGACACTTCCTGCCCCAATGATGCTATTTGCACCAATCGTTACCCCTTGAAGAACATGGACTCCCGCTCCTAACCAAACTTTATCGCCAATATGGATTGGCTTCGCATAAACGACATGATCAGCACGTTCAAATGGATCTTCTGCATGATTGGCTGCATACAAACCAACTCTCGGCCCTACATAAACATCATTTCCGATCGTCACCTCATGACAATCAAGAATGATCATATCATGGTTCAAATAAACATTATTTCCTATAGAAATGTTGAATCCAAACTCACATTGAAAATTCGACTCGATATAGACATTCTCACCCATTGAAGCGAATAGCGCCCGTAAAATGGGGTATTTATAATGATTTTCTGAATTCACGAGAAAATTGTATCTCCTGCATTGTCTCAAGGCATGATTTCGTGCGTGTACTACTTTAGAGTCCATATCATCGTATGGCAACCCTGTATTGGTTATCTGTTTCACATCATCTTCGCTCATCATTCTCCCCCTATTATCTTATTTGCTTACATGTATTATAACAGAGAGTCTATTTTCTATAAGGAAGAGAGATTTGTGAAAGATCGTGACTGTTTTTTTCTAGTAATTGGTTTCTTGAATTCGCTCTATCTCTTTTCGATAGGATTTTGTTAATTCTTGCTCTTTTTCTTCTAATTGTCGTTCATAGTTTTGAGCCGTATGGATCAGGTTACGATCTATTGCCTCCATTTGATGATAGAATTGTCGGTTATCCCAATGATCATTCTTCGACAAATACATGATTTTTTGTACCAATTGACCTGTTTCTTTCCTAAAGTTTACTAACTGATGATCGATTTCTTCTTGTTGACGGTGTATCTGACGTTTGTTTTCATTAAATCGCTCCTCTAAATCTTGTAGTTTACGTTGTTTCTCTACTGTCCCCATTCTTTATCCCCTTTTCACAGGTGTGAGCAATGTTGGTTGTTTCATTTGTTTGACATACTGTTCTGCTGCAACGGCACTTTCCCCTTCTAAAGCGCCTTTCAAAGTAGATGGTAAGACACTATTCGTTTGTTGATACATTCCTTCTGAGATCTCTTTTAAGGATTCGATCGAAGTTAACTTGGCCTGAGCAATACGACTTTCCTTTGCCAGAATCAGCGCTTGTATGGCTACTCGTTCCCGTTCCTTTTGTTCTTGTCCAAGTCTTTCTAGAAATTCTTGCAATTCTCTATCTTCCATGGATAAACTCCTTTCACTTGTTTTTGAACAAAATATTTCCTGCCTGCCTGTCTGTCATACTCTGTAAGATGATTTGCTACTACCGCCAGTTTATTACTAAATTCCTCCAGCTTCTCTTTATATTGTTTCACTTGATTCGTATTTAATGAGGCTTGTCCGCTGTCCCATAAATTATTTTTTTCATATGGGGAAACCATCTCTTGTACTTCCCAATAAGTCAAATAGTTTTTGATTGCTCCCGCACCAGCCAATATTTCTTTTGATATTGCCGTAATCTCATCTTCAAATTCTTTTTGGGCATTTTTAAAGATGATCTCGTACTCTTCGCCTATATTTTTCGCCT is part of the Enterococcus mundtii genome and harbors:
- a CDS encoding alpha/beta hydrolase, whose protein sequence is MIVFYSLLIMLLMIGSYHFIAYLYAKKLIKTGLQRGYAWYEETGHQLMDPASLTTVEEQRQRLEDLAEDFWQQGEPIMTKSQEGLKLKGRIFSTYSNKGKWVVCVHDYRSTGKKDMSYIGKKYAEKGFNVLIPDLRAHGESEGEIIGMGWLDRLDLILWINEILQREPEAKIILHGGSMGASTIMMASGEKLPSAVKGLVLDSGFVSVYSEFRYMLSKLTVFPKKIIMRHANRYAQKYAGYSLKQASATRQLGSNHLPVLIIHGEHDHFVPMEAAYTIQNATAGDKALLLVPGAEHLEAVSKDPETYWTVIFSFIEQRVGL
- a CDS encoding ECF transporter S component translates to MTQKKITTRMITIMALSIGINFLGGTIALWLRLPIYLDSIGTIFAGALLGPIPGILTGLSSSLLSGVTMDMFSLYYSPIQIITGLLAGLILPQKLQAQGLKSKLSLFAWTFVLSAPGTILSSIITIQLFGGITSSGSSTIVQLLYGLGLNQAVSVTIVQAATDYLDRLLSVLVVSLVVLKLPNQVVAKTRNR
- a CDS encoding sugar O-acetyltransferase, whose translation is MSEDDVKQITNTGLPYDDMDSKVVHARNHALRQCRRYNFLVNSENHYKYPILRALFASMGENVYIESNFQCEFGFNISIGNNVYLNHDMIILDCHEVTIGNDVYVGPRVGLYAANHAEDPFERADHVVYAKPIHIGDKVWLGAGVHVLQGVTIGANSIIGAGSVVTKDIPENVIAAGNPCKVIRPITYKDREKNIKVQDSALLMER
- a CDS encoding nucleoside hydrolase → MRKVIIDCDPGIDDTLALLFALKSPEIEVVAITTVCGNVPVHLGTENVIRCLERCDRLDIPVYQGSATPLNTPFISAQDTHGMDGLGETNFPLVTDKQAETIHAVDFLASYFAEQKDTSVIALGPLTNVASALQKNPQIGKHMDRFVSMGGTYKSHGNCSPVAEYNYWCDPDAAAYVFEHLGQMIEMVGLDVTREIVFTPTILEYCCQLSPEEGNYLKAITRFYFDFHWQQERVLGCVINDPLAVAYFIDEQLCQGFTSYTAVETQGISRGQTLVDRYDFWQKKPNSLIMTDVDTSLFFRKFLAVLLHAQEELIKNDLERLKIG